A window from Caloranaerobacter ferrireducens encodes these proteins:
- a CDS encoding cupin domain-containing protein, protein MIVSHVKNVEGIKIENPQVKDATMKVLISPKEGWEGHVMRVFELGKGGYTPRHTHDWPHINYIIRGKGMLHLDGKDYELEPGSFAYVPAGKIHQFKNIGEEEFAFICIVPEKGHQ, encoded by the coding sequence ATGATAGTTTCCCATGTAAAGAATGTTGAGGGTATAAAAATAGAAAATCCTCAGGTAAAAGATGCAACAATGAAAGTACTGATTTCACCAAAAGAGGGTTGGGAAGGACATGTAATGCGTGTGTTTGAGCTTGGAAAAGGAGGATATACTCCAAGACATACACATGATTGGCCACATATTAATTACATAATAAGGGGTAAAGGAATGTTGCACCTAGATGGTAAAGATTACGAACTAGAGCCAGGTTCATTTGCATATGTACCAGCTGGTAAAATTCATCAATTTAAAAATATTGGTGAAGAAGAATTTGCTTTTATTTGTATAGTACCTGAAAAAGGACATCAATAA
- a CDS encoding MATE family efflux transporter, whose protein sequence is MDYNKKRELILNGSMPKVILTLSLPIMFNNFVQTIYNLTDTFWVSKLGSIEVAAMTLVWPIIFLLMSLGIGVSIAGTALISQYVGSDNLDDATDVAGQIISFSFVFSLVLGIIGSLLSPSIVKAMGGKGQLLINATNFLRVIFLGMPTMFIFFAFNSIKQGQGDTITPMKYSTASVVLNMILDPIFIFVFNMGIKGAAIATVISRGIFAFYAVYALFTKTDGIHLNIKHLHINKTVLTKLIKIGLPSSIGQSTTAFGFAILNVFIISFGNSTMAAFGIGNRINSLILMPAMGIGSALATIIGQNLGANNINRAKKAVKTSTILTTIFLVFGGSILFTFAEKIINLFTNDPEVLSQGTYYLKLISASLPFMGFFQIFIGTFQGSGHTISAMILMMGRLWGLRIPLIVLFKKFTDLGTNSVWFAMVLSNAIICLVGLGIYMTGKWQKKVIKERPF, encoded by the coding sequence ATGGACTATAACAAAAAACGAGAACTTATTCTGAATGGTAGTATGCCCAAAGTAATATTAACTTTATCTTTACCAATCATGTTTAACAATTTTGTGCAAACTATATACAATCTAACTGACACATTTTGGGTGAGTAAGCTAGGTTCTATAGAAGTTGCAGCAATGACTCTTGTTTGGCCAATAATCTTTCTTTTGATGTCTCTAGGTATAGGTGTATCTATCGCAGGTACAGCCCTTATTTCTCAATACGTAGGTTCTGATAATCTTGATGATGCTACTGATGTAGCAGGTCAAATAATATCATTCTCATTTGTCTTTTCTTTAGTTTTAGGCATCATAGGTTCACTTTTATCTCCTAGTATTGTAAAAGCTATGGGAGGAAAAGGACAGTTACTCATAAACGCAACAAATTTTCTTAGAGTAATTTTTCTTGGTATGCCAACTATGTTTATATTCTTCGCTTTTAATTCCATCAAACAAGGGCAAGGTGATACCATTACACCTATGAAATATTCTACTGCATCTGTAGTTTTAAATATGATTTTAGACCCAATTTTTATTTTTGTATTCAATATGGGTATTAAAGGTGCCGCAATAGCAACAGTTATATCAAGAGGTATTTTTGCATTCTATGCTGTATATGCATTATTTACAAAAACCGATGGTATTCATCTAAATATAAAACATTTACACATTAATAAAACAGTACTTACAAAACTGATTAAAATCGGTCTGCCATCTTCGATAGGCCAATCAACTACAGCCTTTGGTTTTGCTATTTTAAATGTCTTTATTATATCTTTTGGAAACTCAACTATGGCTGCTTTTGGTATAGGCAATAGAATCAATTCCCTTATCCTAATGCCTGCTATGGGTATAGGAAGTGCTTTAGCTACTATTATCGGCCAAAATCTAGGAGCAAATAATATTAATAGAGCTAAAAAAGCTGTAAAAACTAGTACAATATTGACAACAATATTTTTAGTTTTTGGTGGCTCAATATTATTCACATTCGCTGAAAAAATAATTAATTTGTTTACTAATGACCCTGAAGTTTTAAGCCAAGGTACCTATTACTTAAAATTAATTTCTGCCTCCCTTCCTTTTATGGGGTTCTTCCAAATTTTTATAGGTACTTTCCAAGGCTCAGGACATACTATCTCCGCTATGATATTAATGATGGGCAGACTTTGGGGACTTAGGATTCCTCTTATAGTTTTATTTAAAAAGTTTACAGATTTAGGTACTAACTCAGTATGGTTTGCTATGGTTTTAAGTAATGCAATTATTTGTTTAGTAGGTCTCGGAATTTATATGACTGGAAAATGGCAAAAAAAAGTCATCAAAGAAAGGCCCTTTTAA
- a CDS encoding metal ABC transporter permease — MIDLLRYSFMQRALAAGIIIGIICPLIGIFVVLRRMSLIGDSLSHVALSGVAAGLLAGIYPLGTALLFSASAALAIEKLRKSYEDFAELAIAIILSLGISIAVVLISFAKSLNVDLMSYLFGSIITVSKTDVYMIIGLGLIIVAFVKLFYKELFFITFDEEAAKIAGVPVKIINLLFIVLVAMTITVSMRIVGILLVSSMMVMPVATSLQIARSFKQATFLSIIFAEISVVFGIFISYYLEIAPGGTIVLFSVLMLILTIMLKNLVLKIKLKKALNNS; from the coding sequence ATGATAGATTTGCTTAGATACAGTTTCATGCAAAGAGCTTTAGCTGCGGGGATTATAATAGGCATAATATGTCCTCTTATTGGAATCTTTGTTGTGTTAAGAAGGATGTCTTTAATTGGAGATAGTTTGTCTCATGTAGCTCTATCAGGAGTGGCAGCAGGATTATTAGCGGGAATTTATCCTTTAGGCACAGCTTTATTGTTTTCTGCATCGGCAGCTTTGGCTATAGAGAAATTAAGAAAAAGTTATGAAGATTTTGCGGAATTGGCAATAGCAATTATATTGTCTTTAGGAATAAGTATTGCAGTTGTTTTAATTAGTTTTGCAAAGTCGCTCAATGTAGATTTAATGAGTTATTTATTTGGCAGTATTATAACTGTTAGTAAAACAGATGTATATATGATAATAGGATTAGGATTAATTATAGTAGCTTTTGTAAAACTATTTTATAAAGAACTTTTCTTCATAACTTTTGATGAAGAAGCAGCAAAAATTGCTGGGGTTCCAGTGAAAATAATTAATTTGCTTTTTATTGTTTTGGTTGCTATGACAATAACAGTTTCAATGAGAATAGTTGGAATATTGTTAGTATCTTCGATGATGGTTATGCCAGTAGCAACAAGTCTTCAAATAGCTAGAAGTTTTAAACAGGCTACTTTTCTTTCTATAATATTTGCAGAAATATCAGTTGTATTTGGGATTTTTATTTCATATTATCTTGAAATAGCTCCAGGAGGAACTATTGTGTTGTTTTCTGTATTAATGTTAATTTTAACTATTATGTTAAAAAATCTAGTTCTCAAAATAAAACTAAAAAAGGCTTTAAATAATAGTTAA
- a CDS encoding Fur family transcriptional regulator has product MITIESIEKKLKEKGLKLTNQRKAIIEVLFENKDNFLTAEEIFLKSKEKCPQTNFSTIYRNLEILTNLNIIHRTNIKNNTSIFELVQNDSHHHHIICKKCGKTEFINFCPLDKVLPEVYKKNFILTDHKFELYGYCDKCKKNKGS; this is encoded by the coding sequence ATGATTACAATAGAATCAATAGAAAAAAAATTAAAAGAAAAAGGCTTAAAGCTAACTAATCAGAGAAAAGCAATTATAGAAGTTCTATTCGAAAATAAAGACAATTTTTTAACAGCAGAAGAGATTTTCTTAAAATCTAAAGAAAAATGTCCTCAAACTAATTTTTCTACAATTTATCGCAACTTAGAAATCCTTACTAACCTCAATATAATCCATAGAACTAATATAAAAAATAATACATCTATATTCGAGCTAGTACAAAATGATTCACACCATCACCACATCATTTGCAAAAAATGCGGTAAAACGGAATTTATAAATTTTTGTCCCTTAGATAAAGTTCTACCAGAAGTATATAAAAAAAATTTTATTCTGACAGATCATAAATTCGAACTATATGGATACTGTGATAAATGTAAAAAAAATAAGGGTAGTTAG
- a CDS encoding 4Fe-4S binding protein yields MAVRKIVQIDEEKCNGCGLCVPGCAEGAIKIINGKAKLVADNLCDGLGNCIGHCPQGAIKIIEREADDFDEKAVEKHLSNIKKAERPHIHHHGGGCPGSRAMTINRKEEVDDKVAVTSQDIEIRIRPQLNQWPVQLMLVPERASYWDGKELLVTADCVPFAYPNYHLDLLKGKSVAIGCPKLDDIGYYIEKLTNIIRYNDIKGITVAYMEVPCCRGMVMAVDEAVRRSGKSIEVKKIEISIDGRKK; encoded by the coding sequence ATGGCAGTTAGAAAAATTGTTCAAATAGATGAAGAAAAATGCAATGGTTGTGGATTGTGTGTACCAGGATGTGCAGAAGGAGCAATTAAAATTATTAATGGAAAAGCTAAGTTAGTAGCTGATAATTTATGTGATGGCTTAGGGAATTGTATAGGACACTGCCCACAGGGAGCTATAAAAATAATTGAAAGAGAAGCAGATGATTTTGACGAGAAAGCAGTAGAAAAACATCTTTCAAATATTAAAAAAGCAGAAAGACCTCATATTCATCATCATGGTGGTGGATGTCCAGGAAGTAGAGCGATGACAATTAATAGAAAAGAAGAAGTTGATGATAAGGTGGCTGTAACTTCTCAAGATATTGAGATTAGGATAAGACCTCAATTAAATCAGTGGCCTGTACAGTTAATGCTTGTTCCTGAAAGAGCTTCATATTGGGATGGTAAGGAACTTTTAGTTACAGCTGACTGTGTACCATTTGCATATCCAAATTATCATTTAGATTTACTTAAAGGTAAATCTGTGGCTATTGGATGTCCGAAACTTGATGATATTGGGTATTATATAGAAAAGTTGACTAATATAATAAGATATAATGATATAAAAGGTATAACAGTTGCATATATGGAAGTACCATGTTGTAGAGGAATGGTTATGGCTGTTGATGAAGCGGTAAGAAGATCAGGAAAAAGTATAGAAGTGAAAAAGATAGAGATAAGTATAGATGGAAGAAAAAAATAA
- a CDS encoding B12-binding domain-containing radical SAM protein, translated as MGKTVLLIGFYNEKALGVRYLANYLKKHGYIPHILFFKEFNSIKPSKASSKELDLLEELIKKIEPSYIGLSVMSSLYLESVYLVNNRIKEKFNIPIIWGGVYPTLFPERALKHCDFVIRGEGEEALVELLNKLEENNDLSDIRNLAFINESGEIIINEVRPLIQDLDSLGYPEIGGYHKYYIFNNELKEGDPQLRSMGYELTASRGCPFACSYCSSINIKRLYLNKGRFIRFRSVDSVMKELNEAKEKIKNLKFVHFWDEIFPDDEEWIEEFKERYKKEIGLPFKIWGHPLKIRKSVIENLVEAGLYQIVVGIQSGSLRVRKEIFRRTETQEQIIRSSKILSECKVPRVIYDFMLKHPFETVEDLKETYKLCLKLEPPFELQLHGLNFLPGTDIVQMAIKRGLLTEDELEKIMYSSIQEQYDMYWGPASNRITENNVWISLIYLTQFSSLRPFIKVLSNEIEKGNKEKVVVLLQKVMKKISKFRNFISKVKLVLNYKM; from the coding sequence ATGGGAAAGACTGTTTTACTTATCGGCTTTTATAATGAGAAGGCCTTAGGAGTAAGATATCTTGCTAATTATCTAAAAAAACATGGATATATACCACATATACTTTTTTTTAAAGAATTTAACAGTATAAAGCCAAGTAAAGCAAGTAGTAAAGAGCTAGATTTATTAGAAGAGCTTATAAAAAAGATAGAACCTTCTTATATAGGACTTAGTGTTATGTCTTCTCTTTATCTAGAGTCGGTATACCTTGTTAATAACAGAATAAAAGAAAAATTTAATATACCTATTATTTGGGGAGGCGTTTATCCAACTTTATTTCCTGAAAGGGCTCTTAAACATTGTGACTTTGTAATAAGAGGCGAAGGAGAAGAGGCATTAGTAGAATTACTAAATAAACTTGAAGAAAATAATGATCTATCAGATATAAGGAATCTTGCTTTTATAAATGAAAGTGGAGAGATAATAATTAATGAAGTAAGACCTCTTATACAAGATTTAGACAGTCTAGGGTATCCTGAGATAGGGGGATACCATAAATATTATATATTTAATAATGAACTTAAAGAAGGAGATCCTCAGTTAAGGTCAATGGGATATGAGCTAACGGCATCTAGAGGATGTCCATTTGCTTGTTCTTATTGTAGTTCTATTAACATAAAAAGACTTTATTTAAATAAAGGTCGATTTATTAGATTTAGAAGTGTAGATAGTGTTATGAAAGAGCTAAACGAAGCAAAGGAAAAAATAAAAAATCTAAAATTTGTACATTTTTGGGATGAGATATTTCCTGATGATGAAGAATGGATAGAAGAGTTTAAAGAAAGATATAAAAAGGAAATTGGTTTGCCGTTTAAAATATGGGGACATCCATTAAAAATTAGAAAAAGCGTTATAGAAAATTTAGTTGAAGCAGGGTTATATCAAATTGTTGTAGGTATACAAAGTGGTTCTTTGAGAGTTAGAAAAGAGATTTTTCGTAGAACAGAAACACAAGAACAGATTATCAGATCAAGTAAAATATTATCAGAATGTAAAGTACCTAGAGTAATATATGATTTTATGCTTAAACATCCATTTGAAACAGTAGAAGATTTAAAAGAAACTTATAAACTATGTTTAAAACTTGAACCACCATTTGAATTGCAACTTCATGGGTTAAACTTTTTACCAGGAACAGATATAGTACAAATGGCTATAAAAAGAGGATTACTTACAGAAGACGAGCTTGAAAAGATAATGTATAGTTCTATTCAAGAACAATATGATATGTACTGGGGACCTGCTTCAAATAGAATAACAGAAAATAATGTATGGATTTCTTTGATATATCTAACTCAGTTTTCATCTTTAAGACCATTTATTAAAGTGTTATCTAATGAAATAGAAAAAGGCAATAAGGAAAAAGTGGTTGTATTATTACAAAAGGTTATGAAAAAGATATCTAAATTTAGAAATTTTATTTCAAAAGTTAAATTGGTTTTAAATTATAAAATGTGA
- a CDS encoding metal ABC transporter substrate-binding protein: MTKKIISLILISMIIFAVGCVSKDIKTEGQNAEDKLKVYASIYPMYDFAKNIGKDKIELHLMIPPGAQPHDWEPTAKLMAKMENADVFIYNGVMMEPWAEKLLNTIDNKNLIVVKASENVKLLKIQDHDIHEHEEEKKHHHGEYDPHVWLDPIRAMKQAENIKNAFIKADYKNKDFYEKNFKEFAEKLKALDEKYKIELSKVKNREIVVSHAAFGYMADRYGLIQIPIRGLNPEEEPSAAKLSEIADIMKDKKIKYIYFETLTSPKLAEVLAREVGAKTAVLNPIGGLTKEEMDLGKDYLKTMEENLETLIKTLGE, from the coding sequence TTGACTAAGAAAATTATAAGTTTAATACTAATATCTATGATTATTTTTGCTGTTGGTTGCGTAAGTAAAGATATAAAAACTGAAGGACAGAATGCAGAAGATAAACTAAAAGTATATGCAAGTATTTATCCTATGTATGATTTTGCAAAAAATATAGGAAAAGATAAGATAGAATTACATTTGATGATTCCTCCAGGGGCTCAGCCGCATGATTGGGAGCCAACTGCAAAGCTTATGGCTAAAATGGAAAATGCAGATGTGTTTATATACAATGGAGTTATGATGGAGCCATGGGCTGAGAAACTTTTAAATACTATAGACAATAAAAATCTTATTGTTGTAAAAGCTTCTGAAAATGTAAAACTTTTAAAAATTCAAGACCATGACATTCACGAACATGAAGAAGAAAAAAAACATCATCATGGAGAATATGATCCGCATGTATGGTTAGATCCTATTAGAGCTATGAAACAGGCGGAAAATATAAAGAATGCATTTATAAAAGCAGATTATAAAAATAAAGATTTCTATGAAAAGAATTTTAAAGAGTTTGCTGAAAAGTTAAAAGCATTAGATGAAAAATATAAAATAGAATTAAGCAAAGTTAAAAATAGGGAAATAGTAGTATCACATGCAGCTTTTGGTTATATGGCGGATAGATATGGTCTTATACAAATTCCAATTAGAGGACTTAATCCGGAGGAAGAGCCTAGCGCTGCTAAACTGTCTGAGATTGCTGATATTATGAAAGATAAAAAAATAAAATATATATATTTTGAAACATTAACAAGTCCTAAATTAGCTGAAGTTTTAGCTCGAGAAGTTGGTGCAAAAACTGCTGTGTTAAATCCAATCGGAGGGTTAACGAAAGAAGAAATGGACTTAGGTAAGGATTATTTGAAAACAATGGAAGAAAATCTTGAAACACTAATAAAAACTTTGGGTGAATAA
- a CDS encoding response regulator transcription factor: MKHIFVVDDERNIRDLIKKYLLKEGYKVTLFEEGTNLLREISRLKPDLIVLDIMMPGIDGLELCKAIRKNSDVPIIFVSAKDEEVDRIIGLELGGDDYLSKPFSPRELVVRIKNILRRIEKTINVNDTIIEIKDIKIHTARRFVEVNGKELKLTTKEYDLFEYLAKNKNRPFTRDELIDKIWGYDYIGDTRMIDDLVKRIRKKLKEINSKLEITTVWGYGYRMDD; the protein is encoded by the coding sequence ATGAAGCATATTTTTGTTGTTGATGATGAAAGAAATATTAGAGATCTTATAAAGAAATATCTTCTAAAAGAAGGCTATAAAGTTACTTTATTTGAAGAAGGAACAAATCTTTTAAGAGAGATTAGTAGGCTAAAGCCTGATTTAATAGTACTAGATATTATGATGCCAGGTATTGATGGATTAGAATTATGTAAAGCGATTAGAAAAAATAGCGATGTTCCTATAATATTTGTTTCGGCAAAGGATGAAGAGGTTGACAGAATAATAGGTTTAGAACTTGGCGGAGATGATTATTTATCTAAACCATTCAGCCCTAGAGAGTTAGTTGTAAGGATTAAAAATATTTTAAGAAGAATAGAAAAGACTATAAACGTTAATGATACTATAATTGAAATTAAAGATATTAAAATACATACAGCGAGAAGATTTGTTGAAGTAAATGGTAAAGAACTTAAACTTACTACAAAAGAATATGATTTATTTGAATATCTTGCAAAGAATAAAAATAGACCTTTTACTAGAGATGAGCTTATTGATAAAATATGGGGGTACGATTATATAGGAGATACGAGAATGATAGATGATTTAGTTAAAAGGATTAGAAAAAAGCTCAAAGAGATAAATTCAAAATTAGAAATAACAACCGTCTGGGGTTATGGGTATAGGATGGATGATTAA
- a CDS encoding metal ABC transporter ATP-binding protein, which translates to MKAIISIKSLFFGYRDKMILEDINLDIYEGDYIGIVGPNGSGKSTLIKLMLNILKPVKGEIRLFGQDIKKFNNWDKVGYVAQKSNSFNKKFPATVEEVVASNLYPKIGLFKSIKRNHLELVHNALKIVNMEKYKNKLIGDLSGGQQQRVFIARALVNSPEVIFLDEPTVGIDIKSQEEFYKLLDNLNSEMKITIVMVTHDVGVISDRVKKAICIENRKLIIHDKNSKTSFHELGNYRK; encoded by the coding sequence ATGAAGGCTATAATTAGTATTAAAAGCTTATTTTTTGGTTATAGAGATAAAATGATATTAGAGGATATAAATTTAGATATTTATGAAGGGGATTATATAGGTATAGTAGGACCAAATGGTTCTGGTAAAAGTACGCTAATAAAGCTTATGCTAAATATTTTAAAGCCTGTAAAGGGTGAAATCAGATTATTTGGTCAAGATATAAAAAAGTTCAACAATTGGGATAAGGTTGGCTATGTCGCTCAGAAATCAAATTCGTTTAATAAAAAGTTTCCTGCTACTGTAGAGGAAGTTGTTGCATCTAACCTGTATCCTAAAATTGGGCTTTTTAAGTCAATTAAGCGAAATCATTTAGAATTAGTTCATAATGCTCTTAAAATTGTTAATATGGAAAAGTATAAAAACAAATTGATCGGAGATTTATCGGGAGGCCAGCAGCAAAGGGTTTTTATAGCTAGAGCTCTAGTTAATTCTCCAGAAGTAATTTTCTTAGATGAGCCTACTGTCGGCATAGATATAAAATCACAGGAAGAATTTTATAAACTGCTAGATAATTTAAATAGCGAGATGAAAATTACAATAGTTATGGTTACTCATGATGTTGGTGTTATTAGTGATAGAGTAAAAAAAGCTATATGTATAGAAAATAGAAAATTAATAATACATGATAAAAACTCTAAAACATCATTTCATGAATTAGGAAATTATAGAAAGTAA
- a CDS encoding SpoIIE family protein phosphatase: protein MLKEGLKQDEKIEIYQRLSYDILDGMIDWVRVIDRDGTIIYANKTMREELGEDIVGSKCYSALKKPCHCKTCITQSTIKTGEILEKEEIIDDRIFAVKSSPVRDNQGNIYAAVEVFRDVTKERKLEYELIKKNEKMRSEISFARKLQERILPKKGRYGNLSIDYIYNPSEMLSGDMFDIFNIDDENVGVYISDVVGHGVSASMITMLVKQSMRDIKDYKLSPREALIKLHKGFVELGLDDDKYFTIFYGIVNTKENIFTFVNGGHNCSPILIRDNKVKLLEAKGYPITYLFDKVDYDEHKIKLSKGDRLIFYTDGIVEAINEKGEQFGIDRLLNMMKYEGDQFMGYIEDEIDDFRQSAKQDDFAVLMMRVLG from the coding sequence ATGTTGAAAGAAGGTTTGAAGCAAGATGAAAAAATAGAAATCTATCAAAGGTTATCTTATGATATATTAGATGGTATGATTGATTGGGTTAGAGTAATTGATAGAGATGGAACAATAATATATGCTAATAAGACTATGAGAGAAGAATTAGGAGAAGATATAGTAGGCAGTAAGTGCTATTCAGCGTTAAAAAAACCTTGTCACTGTAAAACTTGCATTACACAATCAACAATAAAAACTGGTGAAATATTAGAGAAGGAAGAAATTATAGATGATAGGATTTTTGCTGTAAAAAGCTCACCTGTTCGAGATAATCAAGGTAATATTTATGCAGCAGTTGAGGTTTTTAGAGATGTTACGAAAGAAAGAAAGCTTGAGTATGAGTTGATTAAAAAAAATGAAAAAATGCGTAGTGAAATATCATTTGCACGTAAATTACAAGAGAGAATATTACCTAAAAAAGGAAGATACGGTAATTTGTCGATAGATTATATTTATAATCCTTCTGAAATGTTAAGTGGTGATATGTTTGATATATTCAACATTGATGATGAAAATGTAGGCGTATATATAAGTGATGTAGTTGGACATGGAGTATCTGCTTCTATGATAACTATGTTAGTTAAACAAAGCATGAGGGATATAAAAGATTATAAGTTAAGTCCAAGAGAAGCTTTAATAAAGCTTCATAAGGGTTTTGTTGAACTTGGATTAGATGATGATAAATACTTTACTATATTTTATGGGATTGTAAATACAAAAGAAAATATTTTTACTTTTGTAAATGGTGGTCATAATTGTAGTCCAATTTTAATAAGAGATAATAAAGTTAAATTATTAGAGGCAAAAGGATATCCGATAACATATCTATTTGATAAAGTAGATTATGATGAACACAAAATAAAGCTTAGTAAAGGTGATAGATTGATATTCTATACAGATGGAATTGTTGAAGCTATAAATGAAAAAGGAGAGCAATTTGGAATAGATAGGTTATTAAATATGATGAAATATGAAGGTGACCAGTTCATGGGATATATAGAGGATGAGATAGATGATTTTAGACAGAGTGCTAAGCAAGATGATTTTGCTGTTTTAATGATGAGAGTTTTGGGATAA